The Fusarium verticillioides 7600 chromosome 8, whole genome shotgun sequence genomic interval AGTTCCATTGCTGTGCTGGCTCCAGCGTTGAGTCGCTTGATTGATCGTCCATCGTCCCGTGGTGTAGAGCCACCCCCTCCTTTTGACGAGATTCTCCCTTGCTTCGTCTAGAGTCGCACCTTGAGGTGAGTTTACTTACACGCCCATCCACACTCTCTCAATCTTTCTCAtttccctcctccttgtctGTCAATTGTGAAGAGTTTTCTATCACTTCAAGCTCGAGGTGTCGAGCCTTCTGTGGCAGAACCTAATTCTCGTTGCTCACATGACTACTTGTTGGGCTCAAATCAAATAGCCTCTCATCCATGGCTGGCTCAATCTACcaaaacatcaacagccacaacGGCCCTGGGTGGTAATAGTGCTGCATTACCACTAAAACTACCGGTAACAGATGGATCTGAATACCTACCTGCACCCCCCCACACTCTGACTGAGTGAGTCTGAGGTGCTTCAGAAAATGCTGAACACCCCCCCCCATAGCGTCACTGTAGCTGGGTACTGGCGGTTGGCGAGGACTTGGAGTTTGCCGTGAGGGAAGCACCGTAGCGGAAGAGTTACCTCGGCTGCGGTTCATTACGCGAATAAGAGGCGTATCTTCCTCGCTGTCACTTCCATATCGACCATCTTCGCTACCTGAATGGTCGGGACTTTGATATTCAGGAGGCGGGTTCGTCGCATCCTCGAGATGCAGGTGCAGGGGGTTGTGGTCGTGCGTCTCCTGTTGAGGTACGACATTGCTGCTAGCTTCGCCGTTCTCCTCGTTGGGTACAAAATGAGCCAAAGAAATATCGGTNNNNNNNNNNNNNNNNNNNNNNNNNNNNNNNNNNNNNNNNNNNNNNNNNNNNNNNNNNNNNNNNNNNNNNNNNNNNNNNNNNNNNNNNNNNNNNNNNNNNNNNNNNNNNNNNNNNNNNNNNNNNNNNNNNNNNNNNNNNNNNNNNNNNNNNNNNNNNNNNNNNNNNNNNNNNNNNNNNNNNNNNNNNNNNNNNNNNNNNNNNNNNNNNNNNNNNNNNNNNNNNNNNNNNNNNNNNNNNNNNNNNNNNNNNNNNNNNNNNNNNNNNNNNNNNNNNNNNNNNNNNNNNNNNNNNNNNNNNNNNNNNNNNNNNNNNNNNNNNNNNNNNNNNNNNNNNNNNNNNNNNNNNNNNNNNNNNNNNNNNNNNNNNNNNNNNNNNNNNNNNNNNNNNNNNNNNNNNNNNNNNNNNNNNNNNNNNNNNNNNNNNNNNNNNNNNNNNNNNNNNNNNNNNNNNNNNNNNNNNNNNNNNNNNNNNNNNNNGCATCTACCAAGCATCCAACATTACATATCCGACGTTACTAGCGTCTCCATCGAAAAGCGCCCTGGTTTATGCCACTATCGTCACCGCCTTCTGTATCCAACTCGACAGCGACATTTTACTCACGACTTttttcagctgcagctgtcCTGGTCAACGAATTCCACTTCCTTCACATGTCGCTTGTAAGGTTTCACGAAAGGGGACGTTAAAGCATTGCGTTCGCGATCGTAGATACCGGCGCTCTCACCGCCTGGAGTTGCGATCTCATCCACCAACTGTGCCGTCCCACCTAGTGCGGTCCCTGTTCGATCCCGTCGAACCCCCTCATCGAATTGACTCTTTTTCGGAGCCGAATTCGCTCTCAAGTTTCTCCGATATTCTAACTACACTATGTCCAACCACGTCTGCTACGTCGaggatgccgaggaggaTTCCGGCAGCTCTGTCCTCGAGGGCATCCAATCCACCCGTCGCTATGCTGTCTCTGAAGCTCCCGGTCCCGCCAGTCCACCCAAGGAACGCCCCAACACAGGAAAGTCTCGAGGTGAGACCAGGAGATATTCCAGCCGGCGACACGTTTCTCCTCCCAGCGAAGGCCTCTCTGATGAAGAGCCCCCTCGTAGGGAAGAGCGCCCTCGCCGAGACTATGAACGTGAAGCTCGTGAACAGCGCGATAAAGATCGACGTCGTAAAGAGCGCAAGCAGAAggaagctgctgagcagcaacaacggaGGGTCCGAGCCGAAGCCAAACCACCCAAGGAACGTGAGCCCAAGCCTGTGAGAAGACCTCGCCCaacatcactcactcataCCAAGACTGAGCCTGTTGTTCAACAATATCGCCGAGGTCGTGTTGAGGATCCCTCCTGTTACGGTGTCCAACAGCCTGCCGTTTCTGGCATGCGCCCCCG includes:
- a CDS encoding hypothetical protein (At least one base has a quality score < 10), yielding MNRSRGNSSATVLPSRQTPSPRQPPVPSYSDAMGGGVQHFLKHLRLTQSECGGVQIERVWMGV